CCCTCATCTTCTTTGGATCGACCAGAAAGAAGTTCATTGGCCAAGAAGATCCTCTGATCCCAGTAAGATTAGTTACCAACTTGGGTATGTTGGGGAAGAGGGGCGGGGTGGGAAAGGTGATGGTGGTGGATGAACAGTAACACGAGGAGGAATAGTAACAGTAGCTTGTGTGGGTGAGTTGGAGAAGGTGGCTGGGTGTCTAAGGGGGGTGTTGGTGGGGTGAAATTCAGGGTAATTGGGGTTGTAAAGGAAATAGAATAGGGGTTTTGTGTGATACCTGAGGAGCTTGCTGCTGAGTGAATAgtagttgtatgttgttgttccCTTTGATTTGCAATTTTGTTCAAAATGGACATGATATACTCATATCTAAAATCTGCAATATGTTTGTCATTATCCAATCTAGTATGAATTTGTCCCACATGAAGCTCCAAATATGCAGTAGCTTTATCAAACCTCTCATCCATTTGTTATTGGGTTTGAGTCATAGAATTATCGAGGTGAAGGAAGATAAACTTAAAACaacttgaattttttttcttcataaactTCAACAAGACAAACTATGATTTATCTGAATACTAATGGGCCTGGGCCTTGCTGAAATTAAAGAAGACATAAAGTAATAAATACTATTAATTGCACATCTCCTAATAGGTGTAAAAATCCTTAAGCCAAATTAATTTCTTCTTTATTCTATTGGGCCTTAAGTCTTCCTTCTTATGAGTTAACAGAAGAACAATTCCCACACTCTGGttctttaaaattgattttatttgtttattttattttataaaattgattttataaaattgattttattttatgaaattgattttattttataaagttgattttattttataaagttgattttattttataaagttgattttatttatttattttataaaattacacCAAAACAATGAATTTTACCTATCAAAGCACAAACTTAATTTAATTTATGATAGAAGGAACTGGTTTCATGCTTACTGAGTTGAGATCTACACCAACAAATAGAATCGGAAACAATTTAAAattgacatttttattattttggagATTTATGCTTTGATTTTGGCTAAAGGTTCAGTGAAAACTATAATCCTTAAAATATGTTCTGTTTATATTATAATAGTgacaattaatatattatatatctaATAGCATACAGATATTTCTTAGATATAAAAAATTACAATTGCATCAAATAGATAATAGTGAAAAATTAATATATCTAATAGCATAAAAGTTATAGATTGAATAAAATGTTCACAATTCACACCGAATTTAATGTAAAGGCCATTTAAAAGCGCCTTAAATTCCCAACACACAAGAGCAGTCAGTTCAGCAATCATTAATGGTCAAAACAAATGCAAATTAAAAAGGGCCCAACCGGGTTCGAACCGGTGACCTCTTGATCTGCAGTCAAATGCTCTACCACTGAGCTATGGACCCGAGGTGCTAATTTTGTGAACCAATGGTTATTTATTCAGTTTTATAACATGCCCTTGAATTGCAATTGTAGTGTTGCTGTTGTTTCTTCAGCTGCTATTGTAGTTCTTACTTATGTTTTCAACATTCTCCATTAACCTCTATCTGAATACAACTTCCTCATTGTATCagatatacatacatatatgccTCTCCCAAAGATCCAAATCCACCACTCTTTTTCAAATCCAAAACTAGAGACAACTTCTTGCCTAGAGGACAAAAGCAAAAGAATGGCATATGGTTATGGTGCATAGTTGTGATTATGCAATTAGTCAAGCTAAGATACTATTTGGaactaaatatatatattttttaatattctcTTGTTGTAACTCAACTTGAATttgtatttttcttaaaaaatgctCATCTGTTGAGTGTTTCTTCTTGTTAATTTGATCTTGTATTTAATTGGGAAATCAGTTTcacatgttattttttatttggtgTGAATTTTCTAGAAATATAGGTCTTGTACTGATATATATggctttatttatattatttattgatgaACTTTGGACAAGATACCAAATGTATGTCaagtaataatattttttaagtctGTATATGTAGCAAttgttttaatttctaaataattGTTATTTTGCTTAAATTGTGTAATTGTAATAAAGGGGATATGCAGAGCATATAATTGACAaatatgaaattaaaatatttttgattaaaaatgatTAGGTCTTTTCTAAATCTTCTATATCATTTCTTAATAATTTTGTCTAACCACTGCAATTAAATCCTTATTTACTATTGCGATGTATCAACAAAATTAGTAACACGTAATCTTTTGGTGCACAACAATCTTCTTTGATCACAATTCATAAGACATGTCTTAGGTGAATTCATGATTGAAGAAGGATTTATAGCACACTAATTTCTAATGACACAACTCAAATAACACCTTATGGCTAGATTTTCTTACACGGATATTGGTTGTGAAATTCCATCACAATTTGGTATAATTTTGGCAGATGAGTTGAATACAAATCACACCACAATTTGATGTATTTTTGGCGTGATTTAAGCAACCCAATTCTTCTCGATTTGAATGATGAATTCGTGCCACGATTCTCCCTTATTGTGAGACAATTTGTGTTGGGAATTTCTTTCACTCTTCAAGTTCTTGTGTCGTGTTATAGCTTTGCTTCTTTTTGTCATTGTAACCAACACCATGTGTGAATATTCTAGAGTTGTCTAGTTAGAATGGTTTGATGTGAATTGATACTTTTCACATTATTCTTGATTCTTGTGATAATTTACTACAATTAGGGATGATAATTTATTACAATTTGTATATATTTTGGTGTAATTCAATAGTTTAATATGGCTGTATTGTAAACTATCTAAGTATACTTGCATAACATCACATCAACAAGCATAATCTCTTTTACGCAAACCTTGCTTCTTCTAcgcaaaatattttgtttttgaaactCTGATAAAAATCTTTGTCAAATGAAAGTTTTACTTTTGGAGGTATATTCATCCCATCTAGACCATTATTAGCCTATATTATCACCCAACAATTGCCCTTAAAGTTGGTATTTTGATCAGGTCTAAGCGACTCAAAAGTTTGAGAATATGAGTGACGAGGATCTGAAGGGAGCATACAATAGAGCACCACTTTTTTAAGGCAAAAAGTATGCTTATTAAAAGGAGAATGTGTATGTACACTTAACGTCAGTTGAGAAATATCTATAGGTAGCAATCACCGACGGGCCTTTTGTCCCTATAAACAAAGTCGATGATTCTATTAAACTCCCAAAAGACTCGAGTGATGAAGAAACAAAAAATGCTTCATATGATTTGAATACTTATCGCTGCATTAAGTGTTAAACTACATTACTATATCTCGCATCATAAAAGTGTGCAAACTATGTTGAATGCTTTTCAAGTCCTTTATGAAGGAACTGAAGACGTCAAAGATTCTAAAATCAATATGTTGACAGAGGAATACAAAAGGGTTTAGTAAAATGCATGAGGATTCTCTAAGTGCCTTTAAGAAAATTTCTCTTCATAAAAAAACTCATTTTAAAACTTGAAAAGGAGATGCTTTAGATTTCTTGAAGGAAGAGCATGCATTTCTTGTAGAATAGAGTTTTAATACTTTTGATACTTTAATTGGATACATTATGTAAATCACAACATTCCTTATGTTGTGTTGAATTGAAATAACTAGGTAATTAGCTAGAATGAACCCTAATTACCGTTTTATATCTGAACTTAGTGTTAGCTAAGGATGGAAGAAATCATCCTATGGGATGGAATACGTAGTTGACTACTATCAAATGTTAGTATCATAATTAGTGGGCTTATGGTTACGCGATATTTTAAATTTCACAGGGCAAATCTGGATTAATCATATCTAGTATAGGTGAATCCTGGACATGTGACACTcttatgattttattatattcatAAAGAGTGGGACTGGAAGGGCATACGGGGTGACGACCTTAATGACATATGTCTAGTTATATGACTATCGCACATATAGGATATGGGTGGATGTTCGTTGTCTGACGTTGGGTGGTTCACTTATGTGAATGGCTTCGGAGTATGACCCCTATATGAGTGTTACTAGACGTATATAGCACTGTAGTATCTCTATTAGGGATAAGATGCATGATTTATCGCTTTAGTCAAGTGCGGGATTTATGATGATCCAAGTCTCGACGTATAGTTCTTGATGTATGCTCGTGAAACACCAACACAAGTTTCCATGAGATAGAGTAGGACAATTAATTATTTGTACCCCACACATGACAGTTGAGAACTACTAGTGCAATTCATTGTCTACGAGTTACAAGAAACATTTACACTCCCGACTCATGTTTCAGATGTTGGGGATTATGTGCAACTTAGCTTATGTGGATGGCAGTGGGATATAATGAATCCATTTGATATGCTTATGAGATGACCTTGATTGGTTATGTCTGTATGAGTCATGTAGAAGTTATATGGTTGGCAACACTTTGTTTATTTTGATAGAGTCTTAGTGAGTCACAATGCTTAAATGTTTGAGTTAGGGTTTAAGTAAAATCACTACATCTCTATCGACTTAGTATATGCTTGTCTCGTTATCGGTTGGCGGACCACTGTGGGATATGTATGTTATTCCATTATGTAAATCAAGTATGTGAGACTAAATGGATGTCCCTAAGTGAGATGATTGTGAGGTATTTAGTCAGTACTCTTTCGCGAAGATGAGTGTGAGATGCCTTGATGCACTTTTCAAGTAGGCCTTGACTTGGGTAAAAGGGTAATGAGAAATTATGTGGTTTAGATCAGAAACCCCCACTGAGATTAGTATCTCATGGCATgctgttttattatatttttcaggtAAATAAGTTTCATATTGGAATTGCAACTGTGGAATTGGCATTGAGAACTCGTTGGAGCACATTTCCATTGTGTTGAAGATTTTGTCTAATTATCAATGTGCTAGTCATTTTGATTGTAGTATTGTTGTAAAATTTTAATCTAGTCCACatataaatatttacaataatGTAACTAATACCAATTATTAATGTAGTTATTATAGTTGAGATCACTATTAGCGGATGGACCGTTTTTGGAGCAATGTATACCTTTAGTGGTACACCTTCTCAAGTTCTAGAAGAAGTAAAAAATCTTAAATCATCTTATCCTTACACCTCGAGCTCCCACAGTTCAGGTTATGCTTTAGCTCTATATCATCTACTAGATATTGTCATCAAACTCATATTTTAAAGCTATTATGTATCAGCCGATTGTGGTTTAGCACTTCTTTATCATATTTTGGTTAGTCTTTGCACTTCTATTAgatattgaaaaaaattgataGAGAGAGAAAGTAGAGAGAGAAAGGGGGGAGAGAGTTAAGGGTTTTGGTGATGGGGTTTACGGGCGTAGCCACCATGAGTGGTGGTCGATTTCCAAACAGTCGGGAGTGGCAACAGGTTCCTAAAAGGGCGTTCAGGAATTGGGTTCCTCAATGGGACATTTTTAGGGCGCGGAAGATTCAGGAGGGTGAAATGTTGTGTTCGATCTATATTTCGGAGTTTCTAGATAGGTGCAAAGCGCGGGATCTGTGTGGTTTATTTGGGTGTATAGGCGAGATTATGGAGGTCGTTGTTTCTCCCAGAAGGAACAGGGTAGGGAAGAGGTTTGGCTTTGCAAGGTTCATGGAGGTAGTGGACGCTCGCTTGCTAGCTGTGAAGCTCGATAATGTGATTATCGAAGGAAGGAAAATTCATGCCAATGTGCCGAGGTTTGTGAGGAATTCGGTTGTATTGGGGAAGCAAGGTGTGGGAAAGCCGGAGGTTATCGGGGGGAAGGATGTGCGTAGGCATGTGTTTGGGGGTCGTGGTGCGTGGAACAGTTTTGACAGTAGCAGGGGTTACAGGTCTTTTACTGATGTTGTGGCCAATAATCCGGTGCTAGAGATTCAGCGGGAGGTTATGGCTCTCAAGTTCATTCTGAAGGAGGAGACGAGTTTGAGGTTTGCCAAAGCTTTCGTAGGAATCCTCAGATGCCCTGGGTCTGCTCACAAGATTCAAGCGTTGATTGAGAGGGCCGGTTTTTTCACTATTCGCATTTCGCCGATGGGGGCAACCAAGTGCCTgttggaggaagaagaagagggagTTCTGAAGGAGTTCTTGGGGGACGGAGAGGCTTGGTGGAGTGATTGGTTTTCAGAGGTGTATAAGTGGAAAGAAGAGGAGATTGACCCGTTCCGTGTGGTGTGGTTGAATGTGTTTGGAATTCCATTGACAACATGGAACTCTGAATTCTTTGTGTCTTTGGCTAAGATGTTCGGTGAGTTTATTTCTGTCGACGATAGTACAGCGAATGGAAGAAGTTTGGATGTGGCGAGAATCCAGGTGAAGGTTTGTTTGACTCAGACTATCCCTGTAAATGTTGAAGCTGATATCGGTGGCAAGCGGTTTGGCCTGGTTATTTTTCAGGAACACCGGGTGTTGCACAGGCAACTTGCAGGAGCCTCCTCTACTGTGTGTGTGGATTCAGATTCGTCTGAATCGGTTGGTTCAGAGGAATTTTGGTCCAATGATATGATGCTGGGTTCAGAAAATAGTTTGGATTCTTCAGCCAGGCAAGATCAAGATTTTGATGAGGCGGCTGTGGTTAGGGGTCGTTGCGAAGAAGAGGTGGTGTCCGGGAAAACTGGTGCGGTGGGGAAGGTGTTAGAAGAGGATAATTCGGGTGTGAAAGGGAGTGGTTGTATCAGCGGCGAGGGTGATCCGGTCAAGGTTATGGCAGGGGCAGTGTCTGTTGTTTTAGATAGGCAGGAAGGGACTTTCGACAAGGCGATTATTGCGGCCAAGGAAGAATCTTTTGTGGCAGCATCGGTTATCGGTTCGGATTCTGTGGAATTTTCTTCTTCAGTGGGCAAGGGCAAAGAGGTGGATGTGAGTCATTCAGTTCCGATAAGGGGGGCGGTTCAAAAGAAGGTCAAATTTAAAAAGATGTTGGAGTTAGGGGGTGGTCTCAGTAGGATGCAGCTTAGGCACTTGAAGATGGGTGGTAAGAAGAGGAAGTCCATGGTTTCGAAGAAGAAGGGAGGTTTATTTTTAGAGGATGGAAATGCAAATTTAGGGGCAGCAGACGGTGAGGCCTCAAATTTGGTGGAGATGTCCCATGCTGTTTTTTCTTCtgagaatgaaattatttgtagaaataattTTAAACAATGGAATCACGTGGATATTTGTGATGAAGCCAGGCTAAAGGGAGCTGTTGAAGCACTGGGTGTTTCAAATGTTAAAGGTCTGTTTTCTAATAATTGTGTTGTTGGTGTATCTCCGGTGGCCCTTGAGAGAAGGCAATCGGTGTCGGCGTTCTCAACCGGTTACAAATGATTTTAGGTTCCTTAAATGTGCGAGGGTGTGGTAATGCGCTTAAAAGAAGGAGGATTACCGATATAATAAAAAAGGGGAATGCGAATATGTTTTTTATTCAAGAATCTAAGTTATCTCATACGGAGGAGTTTGTTGTCAAAAGCTTATGGAGTAATACGGATATTgggttttctttttcaaattcggAATGTTTGTCGGGAGAAATTATCTCTCTTTGGAGGACGGATAGGGTGGAGGTTATTCATAGTTTTAGAGGTGAAGGTTTTTTGGGTAATAAAGTTGTGTGGAAGAAAGGTGTTTATTATGTGGTTAACGTTTACTCTTCTTGTAGTCTGGAGAAGAAAAAAGTCTTGTGGAGAAATTTGTTGGAATTGAAACGTAGGTTGTGTGATGGGGAATGGATAATTGGAGGGGATTTCAACGCCACTAAAAGTTCTAGTGAAAGAAAGGGTAGGAGGAATTATGAAGGCGACATTGGGTCCGATTTGTTTGGAGGCTTTATCGGGGAGAGTGGTTTGGTGGATGTTCCTTGTAAAGGAAAGCGGTTTTCGTGGTTTAGTGGAGATGGGAGATCTATGAGTAGAATCGACCGTTTCTTGATCTCGAATAATATTGTAAACAAGTGGGGTGTGGTGGGGTAACTTATCGGTAAGAGAGACATTTCGGACCATAGCTCGGTGTGGTTAGTGGTGGATGATACTAATTGGGGACCAAAACCGTTCAAGTTTAACAACGAATGATTTTCCTTgccttcttttcttcctttcgTCGAGAAAGAGTGGAACGGGATGGTTGTGGAGGGAAGGGGTGATTTTGTTCTTAAAGAAAAGTTAAGAAGATTGAAAGATAGGTTGGTTTGGTGGAATAACAATGTGTTCGGTAGATTTGATTTGGAAGTCGAAGAAAGTGTGAGAGTGTTAAATTTGGGTGATGAGGTTTTGGAGAATGCTTCGGAAGAACTCTTTGAAGAGGCAATTTTAAAAAGGAGAGGGGCGAACAAGAGATTTTGGTTAAATTTAAGAATAAAGGAGAATATGCTTGTTCAAAAGTCTAGGCTTAAATGGCTTAATGAAGGTGATTCGAATAGTAGGTTTTTCCATAAGGTTGGGAAGGAGAGGAGAAGAATCAATCATTTAGGTCCGATTTCTTCTCCTGGTGGTTAATTGAGAAGGTGGAGGAAGTTAAAAGTGAGGTGTGGAGGCATTTTTCTAGTAAATTTGTGGAGGAAGATTCGGAAAGAAGTATGCTAGAGGGTGTCAATTTTGAGAGACTCTCTTCCGATGCTTCTAATTCTCTTGAAACTCCTTTTCTTGAAGAAGAAATCaaggatgccatttggagttgTGGAAGTTCAAAAAGTCCGGGGCCGGATGGATATTCTTTCTTATTCATCAAAAAGTGTTGGTTCtttatcaagaaggatttcgtTCGTTTTTTTAACTATGTTTACTCGGGAGGTGAGGTTAGTAAAGctatctcttcttcttttttgtcttTGGTCCCGAAGGTTTCGAACCCGGTTTctttggatgattataggcctATATGTTTGGTGGGATGTATGTATAAGGCTATCTCTAAATTGTTAGCGGGAAGGTTGAAAAGGGTTCTTCATGAAATTGTCTCTCCGTCTCAAAATGCTTTTGTGCCGGGTAGACAACTTCTTGATGGAGTGGTTGTGGCAAATGAGGTTGTGGATTTAGTCAAGAAAGATGGAAGGAGGAGCTTATTGTTTAAGGTAGATTTTGAGAAGGCCTATGATAAAGTCTCTTGGAATTTCCTTAGGTTCATGATGGATAAGATGGGGTTTGGCCTAAAGTGGAAGAGATGGATGGATGTATTGGTTTTTCATAGCAAGATGTCGGTGTTGGTGAATGGAATTCCTACTAAGGAGTTTGTGGTGAAGGGCTTGAGGCAAGGCGACCCATTATCGCCTTTCCTCTTTGTTTTGGCGGTTGAGGGTTTAGCGGGTTTAGTGAGGAAGTCGATGGAGATTGGTGAATTTAATGGCATTAATATCAATGGGGAGTGTGTGgtggatattctccaatttgcggatgatactcttttagtgggggagggttCTTGGAGACAAGTGTGGGCTATCAAGGCGGTGCTTAGGGCGTTTGAACTTGTTTCGGGGCTTGGCATAAATTATCATAAGAGTAAATTGATCGGTTACAATATTAGCAAGAATTTTTTGGAGGCGGCATCTTATGTTCTTTCGTGTAAGTTGGAAGAGGGGGTGTTCTCTTTTCTTGGAATAATGGTG
This window of the Vicia villosa cultivar HV-30 ecotype Madison, WI unplaced genomic scaffold, Vvil1.0 ctg.000029F_1_1_1, whole genome shotgun sequence genome carries:
- the LOC131622283 gene encoding uncharacterized protein LOC131622283, with protein sequence MILGSLNVRGCGNALKRRRITDIIKKGNANMFFIQESKLSHTEEFVVKSLWSNTDIGFSFSNSECLSGEIISLWRTDRVEVIHSFRGEGFLGNKVVWKKGVYYVVNVYSSCSLEKKKVLWRNLLELKRRLCDGEWIIGGDFNATKSSSERKGRRNYEGDIGSDLFGGFIGESGLVDVPCKGKRFSWFSGDGRSMSRIDRFLISNNIVNKWGVVG